CCCGGCAGCATCCTTGCGCAGGCCGTGCGCGAGAAGGAACAGTTTGCCGAGAAAGCGCACCGCGACATGGCCCATGCCGCGGACCGTGTGCGAGAGGAAATGGCCCGCACGCCCGATGCCGAAACACCGGAATCCCGTTTCGCCATGAGCCATTTCCTGGCCCGCGAATTTGCCAAGACCTGCGAGCGGATCGAGCGCGCCGGAAGCGAAGGCTGCGGCGGGAAGGATCCGCGCGAACTGGCACGCGAATTCCGCGCCATCATGGATGGCAACAGCCCCATTCCCTTCGAAGAAATGCTGCGCCTCTACCGGCGCCCGCGCCACGCCTATTCCTACACCCAGCTGCGCAAGGCGCTGCGTTTCACGGCCTGACGCTCAGGGTGCGCGCCAGCCCCGCTCGGCGGCCCGCTCCCTCTCGCCCTCGCTATCGGTCACGAATACCGGGTCCTTCACCCGGTCCAGCAGGGGCGCGTCTGCAAAGCTGTCGCTGTAAAACCTTGTCTCGGCGGCAGCGAGGGATGCGCCCTCTCCTTCCAGCCAGGCTTCCACCCGCGCCAGCTTCTCCTCGCCATAGCAATTGCCGCCCGGGATGCCGTCGCCGTCCCAGCGCGTGCCGATGACGGTGTCGATACGCAGCAATTTCGCAAAGGCAGCGGCGTAGAATTCGAAGGCTGCCGTGGCGATGATGGGCCGGTAGCCCGCAGCCCTGTCCTGCTCCAGCGCGCGGATTATATCCTGCCTCCAGCCCCCGCGCGCGATATGCGCCTGCGAAAAGGCCTGGGCCGTGCCCGCCAGGTCGCCCCGTGCATGCTCGCCCAGCATCAGCCGCATGCCGAAAGCCTTCAGTGCCGTGCGGCTGCACAACCCCAGCTTGTAATACAGCATCGCCAGCACCCAAACCGGCGCCAGCAGCAGCCGCAGCGGCGCCAGCCTGCGTGCGGCGAACAGCAGGAAGGGCGTGAATGTCGCCCGTGCAGTCAGCGTCCTGTCGAGATCGTAAATGGCGATACGCATGGCCGCGCTTTCCTACACGATTGCAGCGCGGGCA
This genomic interval from Paraurantiacibacter namhicola contains the following:
- a CDS encoding haloacid dehalogenase-like hydrolase gives rise to the protein MRIAIYDLDRTLTARATFTPFLLFAARRLAPLRLLLAPVWVLAMLYYKLGLCSRTALKAFGMRLMLGEHARGDLAGTAQAFSQAHIARGGWRQDIIRALEQDRAAGYRPIIATAAFEFYAAAFAKLLRIDTVIGTRWDGDGIPGGNCYGEEKLARVEAWLEGEGASLAAAETRFYSDSFADAPLLDRVKDPVFVTDSEGERERAAERGWRAP